A genomic window from Quercus lobata isolate SW786 chromosome 10, ValleyOak3.0 Primary Assembly, whole genome shotgun sequence includes:
- the LOC115964136 gene encoding protein MHF1 homolog isoform X3 has translation MEKATDMEMEREEVEEEETESVSDVLRDRFRLSTISIAEAEAKRNGMEISEPIVACISDLAFKYAAEQLAKDLELFAQHASRKIVKMEDVILSGPTLLLGPHAARGRMHVSAASC, from the exons ATGGAAAAGGCAACGGACATGGAAATGGAAagagaagaagtagaagaagaagaaacagagTCAGTGAGCGATGTGTTGAGAGATCGATTTCGTCTCTCCACCATCTCTATTGCTGAAGCCGAAG CGAAAAGAAATGGTATGGAAATATCCGAACCCATTGTCGCTTGCATTTCCGATTTGGCCTTCAAATATGCAG CAGAGCAGCTTGCAAAGGACCTTGAGCTATTTGCACAGCATGCCAGTCGCAAAATTGTAAAGATGGAAGATGTCATACTTTCTG GTCCCACATTATTGTTGGGTCCACACGCTGCGAGAGGGCGGATGCATGTATCAGCTGCGTCATGTTGA
- the LOC115963443 gene encoding trihelix transcription factor ASR3-like has product MAPESNSLNENADCPHVGLVKQEALIDSTDDGNKITRHPRWTRDETLILIQGKKVIEDGVRGGRRSTSTFGSCQVEPKWDSVSSYCKQRGVKRGPVQCRKRWGNLLTDYKKIKRWESQIKEEAESFWMMRNDIRREKKLASFFDKEIYNALDGMTFSAAAFPLPLVAVRANENDSDGVMAEVEEEETPVAFFDSHRHATAEDGLFSDFEHSEQEESGCSPEYETVSGTVKGKQPGSARMWRESISEEERKRRRLSLDGQEDASNLGNQLVKVLEMNSNKLNAHLEAQNISCQLDRDQRKEHTDSLVAALSKVTDALVRIADKL; this is encoded by the exons ATGGCGCCAGAGTCAAACAGCTTAAATGAAAATGCTGATTGTCCACATGTTGGACTTGTCAAACAAGAAGCTCTTATTGACAGCACAGACGATGGGAATAAGATAACAAGGCATCCTCGATGGACCAGAGATGAAACACTCATCCTAATACAAGGCAAGAAGGTTATTGAGGATGGGGTTCGAGGGGGTCGTAGATCTACTTCAACCTTTGGTTCATGCCAAGTAGAACCTAAGTGGGATTCAGTCTCATCATATTGTAAACAGCGTGGCGTGAAGAGAGGACCAGTCCAGTGCAGGAAAAGATGGGGTAATCTTCTTACTGattacaagaaaattaaaagatggGAGTCACAGATAAAGGAAGAGGCTGAATCGTTTTGGATGATGAGGAATGATATACGGAGAGAAAAGAAACTGGCAAGTTTCTTTGATAAGGAAATCTACAATGCATTGGATGGCATGACGTTTTCTGCTGCCGCATTTCCACTGCCACTGGTTGCAGTACGAGCAAATGAAAATGACTCTGATGGAGTCATGGCagaggttgaagaagaggagACCCCTGTAGCATTTTTTGATAGTCATCGACATGCTACAGCAGAAGATGGTTTGTTTTCAGATTTTGAACATTCAGAACAAGAAGAATCAGGCTGTAGCCCTGAGTATGAAACTGTTTCAG GCACCGTTAAAGGCAAACAACCAGGGTCAGCCAGAATGTGGAGAGAATCTATCTCTGAAGAGGAACGGAAGAGAAGGCGGTTGTCATTGGATGGACAGGAAGATGCATCCAATTTGGGGAATCAGTTAGTCAAAGTTTTAGAGATGAATAGTAACAAGTTAAATGCGCATCTTGAAGCTCAGAACATAAGCTGTCAACTGGACAGGGACCAGAGGAAGGAGCATACTGACAGCTTGGTCGCTGCTCTTAGCAAGGTCACTGATGCTCTTGTAAGAATTGCGGACAAGTTATAA
- the LOC115964136 gene encoding protein MHF1 homolog isoform X1 → MEKATDMEMEREEVEEEETESVSDVLRDRFRLSTISIAEAEAKRNGMEISEPIVACISDLAFKYAAEQLAKDLELFAQHASRKIVKMEDVILSAHRNEHLATSLRSLCDDLKAKEPQSERKRKKTPRKENKATTSVVHILDN, encoded by the exons ATGGAAAAGGCAACGGACATGGAAATGGAAagagaagaagtagaagaagaagaaacagagTCAGTGAGCGATGTGTTGAGAGATCGATTTCGTCTCTCCACCATCTCTATTGCTGAAGCCGAAG CGAAAAGAAATGGTATGGAAATATCCGAACCCATTGTCGCTTGCATTTCCGATTTGGCCTTCAAATATGCAG CAGAGCAGCTTGCAAAGGACCTTGAGCTATTTGCACAGCATGCCAGTCGCAAAATTGTAAAGATGGAAGATGTCATACTTTCTG CACACAGAAACGAACATCTAGCTACCTCTTTGAGGTCCTTATGCGATGATCTGAAAGCTAAAGAACCCCAATCCGAGAGGAAGCGGAAGAAGACGCCAAGAAAGGAGAACAAAGCAACTACAAGTGTAGTGCATATTCTTGATAACTAA
- the LOC115964136 gene encoding protein MHF1 homolog isoform X2, whose product MEKATDMEMEREEVEEEETESVSDVLRDRFRLSTISIAEAEAKRNGMEISEPIVACISDLAFKYAEQLAKDLELFAQHASRKIVKMEDVILSAHRNEHLATSLRSLCDDLKAKEPQSERKRKKTPRKENKATTSVVHILDN is encoded by the exons ATGGAAAAGGCAACGGACATGGAAATGGAAagagaagaagtagaagaagaagaaacagagTCAGTGAGCGATGTGTTGAGAGATCGATTTCGTCTCTCCACCATCTCTATTGCTGAAGCCGAAG CGAAAAGAAATGGTATGGAAATATCCGAACCCATTGTCGCTTGCATTTCCGATTTGGCCTTCAAATATGCAG AGCAGCTTGCAAAGGACCTTGAGCTATTTGCACAGCATGCCAGTCGCAAAATTGTAAAGATGGAAGATGTCATACTTTCTG CACACAGAAACGAACATCTAGCTACCTCTTTGAGGTCCTTATGCGATGATCTGAAAGCTAAAGAACCCCAATCCGAGAGGAAGCGGAAGAAGACGCCAAGAAAGGAGAACAAAGCAACTACAAGTGTAGTGCATATTCTTGATAACTAA